The Saccharothrix variisporea genome has a segment encoding these proteins:
- a CDS encoding ATP-binding protein, producing the protein MTAARQIEPAEDAYREELAFLAAYDDGPRPPGWRLTPRAVVTFVMGSGDPLALPAPVDGLPARLVISPKFVGERALVERAVVTLAGERGLLLVGEPGTAKSMLSELLAAAVSGSSQLVVQGTAGTTEDQLRYGWNYALLLAEGPTPRALVPSPVLNAMRNGGVVRVEEVTRCLPEVQDALVSILSDRRIAVPELSGTESEAVHAAPGFTVIATANLRDRGVSEMSAALKRRFNFEAVGPIGSLAAETELVRRQATAALERVRAPFAVDDVVLEVLVTAFRDLRNGVSEEGWAVERPSTVMSTAEAVSVATALGLSDAYFPGDRDPLSLLPGHLLGVVRKDDPTDAAKLLGYWDGAVRRRAESGARTWRRLWELRDVLDA; encoded by the coding sequence GTGACCGCCGCACGGCAGATCGAACCGGCCGAGGACGCCTACCGCGAGGAGTTGGCGTTCCTGGCCGCCTACGACGACGGCCCGCGCCCGCCGGGCTGGCGGCTCACGCCCCGCGCGGTGGTCACGTTCGTGATGGGCAGCGGCGACCCGTTGGCGTTGCCCGCACCCGTCGACGGGCTGCCCGCGCGGCTGGTGATCAGCCCGAAGTTCGTGGGGGAGCGGGCCCTGGTCGAACGGGCCGTGGTGACCCTCGCCGGTGAGCGCGGCCTGCTGCTGGTCGGCGAGCCGGGCACGGCGAAGTCCATGCTGTCGGAGCTGCTGGCGGCGGCCGTGTCGGGCAGCAGCCAGCTGGTTGTCCAGGGCACCGCCGGCACCACCGAGGACCAGCTGCGCTACGGCTGGAACTACGCCCTGCTGCTGGCCGAGGGGCCGACACCGCGTGCGCTGGTGCCGTCGCCGGTGCTCAACGCGATGCGCAACGGCGGCGTGGTGCGGGTCGAGGAGGTCACCCGCTGCCTGCCGGAGGTGCAGGACGCGCTGGTGTCGATCCTGTCCGACCGGCGGATCGCGGTGCCCGAGCTGTCCGGCACGGAGAGCGAGGCCGTGCACGCCGCACCCGGGTTCACCGTGATCGCCACGGCGAACCTGCGGGACCGGGGCGTGTCGGAGATGTCGGCGGCGCTCAAACGCCGGTTCAACTTCGAGGCGGTCGGCCCGATCGGGTCCCTCGCCGCGGAGACGGAGTTGGTGCGGCGGCAGGCCACGGCGGCGCTGGAACGGGTGCGTGCGCCGTTCGCGGTGGACGACGTGGTGCTGGAGGTGTTGGTCACGGCCTTCCGGGACCTCCGCAACGGGGTGTCGGAGGAGGGCTGGGCGGTCGAGCGGCCGTCCACGGTGATGAGCACGGCGGAGGCGGTCTCGGTGGCCACCGCGCTGGGCCTGTCCGACGCCTACTTCCCCGGCGACCGCGACCCGCTGTCCCTGCTGCCCGGCCACCTGCTCGGAGTGGTCCGCAAGGACGACCCGACCGACGCGGCGAAGTTGTTGGGCTACTGGGACGGCGCCGTCCGCCGCCGAGCCGAGTCCGGCGCCCGAACCTGGCGACGCCTCTGGGAACTCCGCGATGTCCTCGACGCCTGA